From Mycolicibacterium cosmeticum, a single genomic window includes:
- the thiD gene encoding bifunctional hydroxymethylpyrimidine kinase/phosphomethylpyrimidine kinase: MSFLPLTPPGQTPHRVMTIAGSDSGGGAGIQADLRTFAMLGLHGCVAVTAVTVQNSVGVKGFHEIPVDVIAGQIEAVAGDIGIEAAKTGMLASAEIIGAVAATWRGLDGDIPLVVDPVCASMHGDPLLHPSALDSVRHDLFPIATLVTPNLDEVRLITGIEVVDPASQRDAAKALHALGPRWALVKGGHLRSSAHSPDLLYNGTDFYEFDVERVDTGHDHGAGDTLAAATTCALAHGYTVPDAVAFAKRWITECLRAAYPLGHGHGPVNALFRLQHES; the protein is encoded by the coding sequence ATGAGCTTTCTGCCATTGACCCCGCCCGGGCAGACGCCGCACCGGGTGATGACCATCGCCGGAAGCGATTCCGGCGGCGGGGCGGGCATCCAGGCCGACCTGCGCACCTTCGCGATGCTGGGGCTGCACGGGTGCGTCGCGGTCACCGCCGTCACCGTGCAGAACTCGGTGGGCGTCAAGGGCTTTCACGAGATCCCGGTGGATGTCATCGCCGGCCAGATCGAGGCGGTGGCCGGTGATATCGGCATCGAGGCCGCCAAGACCGGCATGCTGGCCTCGGCCGAGATCATCGGCGCCGTGGCCGCCACCTGGCGTGGGCTCGACGGCGACATCCCGCTGGTGGTCGATCCGGTGTGCGCGTCCATGCACGGTGACCCGCTGCTGCATCCGTCGGCACTGGATTCGGTGCGCCACGACCTGTTCCCGATCGCCACCCTGGTGACCCCGAACCTCGACGAGGTGCGGCTGATCACCGGGATCGAGGTGGTGGACCCCGCCAGCCAGCGCGACGCCGCCAAGGCCCTGCACGCGCTGGGGCCGCGCTGGGCCCTGGTCAAGGGTGGGCATCTGCGGTCCTCGGCGCACAGCCCCGATCTGCTGTACAACGGCACCGATTTCTACGAGTTCGACGTCGAACGCGTCGACACGGGGCATGACCACGGGGCGGGCGACACCCTGGCCGCGGCCACCACCTGCGCGCTGGCGCACGGCTACACCGTGCCCGACGCGGTCGCCTTCGCCAAACGCTGGATCACCGAATGTCTCAGGGCCGCATACCCGTTGGGGCACGGGCACGGCCCGGTGAATGCGCTGTTCAGGTTGCAACATGAGTCTTGA
- the thiC gene encoding phosphomethylpyrimidine synthase ThiC, producing MTVSVSVDSVTTGPIAGSSKVYTERGVPLRRVHLTTGEHFDLYDTSGPYTDANATIDLEKGLPPRSGVVRERGTQLQRARAGEITAEMAFIAEREGMPAELVRDEVARGRAVIPANHNHPECEPMIIGKAFAVKVNANIGNSAVSSSIAEEVDKMVWATRWGADTIMDLSTGRDIHLTREWILRNSPVPVGTVPIYQALEKVNGDPTKLTWEMYRDTVIEQCEQGVDYMTVHAGVLLRYIPLTVKRVTGIVSRGGSIMAAWMLAQHRESFLYENFGELCEILARYDVTFSLGDGLRPGSIADANDAAQFAELETLGELTKIAKSHGVQVMIEGPGHVPMHKIVENVRLEEELCEEAPFYTLGPLATDIAPAYDHITSAIGAAIIAQAGTAMLCYVTPKEHLGLPDRKDVKDGVIAYKIAAHAADLAKGHPRAQERDDALSLARFEFRWHDQFALSLDPDTAREFHDETLPAEPAKTAHFCSMCGPKFCSMRITQDIRDAMDQKSEEFAEQGNRVYLPLTS from the coding sequence ATGACTGTTTCTGTTTCCGTCGATTCCGTGACGACCGGCCCCATCGCGGGCAGCTCCAAGGTCTACACCGAGCGCGGCGTTCCGCTGCGCCGCGTGCACCTGACCACCGGGGAGCATTTCGACCTGTACGACACGTCCGGGCCGTACACCGACGCCAACGCCACCATCGACCTGGAGAAGGGCCTGCCGCCCCGGTCAGGGGTGGTGCGTGAGCGTGGCACCCAGCTGCAGCGGGCCCGCGCCGGCGAGATCACCGCGGAGATGGCGTTCATCGCCGAACGCGAGGGCATGCCCGCCGAGCTGGTGCGCGACGAGGTGGCCCGCGGCCGCGCCGTCATCCCGGCCAACCACAACCACCCCGAATGCGAACCGATGATCATCGGCAAGGCCTTCGCGGTGAAGGTCAACGCCAATATCGGCAACTCCGCGGTGAGCAGCTCGATCGCCGAAGAGGTCGACAAGATGGTGTGGGCCACCCGGTGGGGCGCGGACACCATCATGGACCTGTCCACCGGGCGCGATATCCACCTGACCCGCGAGTGGATCCTGCGCAACTCCCCCGTGCCGGTCGGCACCGTGCCGATCTACCAGGCCCTGGAGAAGGTCAACGGCGATCCCACCAAACTCACCTGGGAGATGTACCGCGACACCGTGATCGAGCAGTGCGAGCAGGGCGTGGACTACATGACCGTGCATGCCGGGGTGCTGCTGCGCTACATCCCGCTGACCGTCAAGCGGGTCACCGGCATCGTCAGTCGCGGCGGATCGATCATGGCCGCCTGGATGCTGGCGCAGCACCGGGAATCGTTCCTGTACGAGAACTTCGGTGAACTGTGCGAGATCCTGGCCCGCTACGACGTCACCTTCTCCCTCGGTGACGGCCTGCGCCCTGGCTCGATCGCCGACGCCAACGACGCCGCGCAGTTCGCCGAGTTGGAGACCCTCGGTGAACTCACCAAGATCGCGAAATCCCATGGCGTGCAGGTGATGATCGAAGGCCCCGGCCACGTGCCGATGCACAAGATCGTCGAGAACGTACGCCTGGAGGAAGAACTCTGCGAGGAGGCCCCGTTCTACACGCTGGGCCCGCTGGCCACCGATATCGCGCCGGCCTACGACCACATCACCAGCGCGATCGGGGCGGCCATCATCGCCCAGGCCGGCACCGCGATGCTGTGCTACGTGACCCCGAAGGAGCACCTGGGCCTGCCCGACCGCAAGGACGTCAAGGACGGGGTGATCGCCTACAAGATCGCCGCACACGCCGCCGATCTGGCCAAGGGGCACCCGCGGGCGCAGGAACGCGACGACGCACTGTCGCTGGCGCGCTTCGAATTCCGTTGGCACGACCAGTTCGCGCTGTCGCTGGATCCGGACACCGCGCGCGAGTTCCACGACGAGACGCTGCCCGCCGAACCGGCCAAGACCGCGCACTTCTGCTCGATGTGCGGGCCGAAGTTCTGCTCGATGCGGATCACCCAGGACATCCGCGACGCGATGGACCAGAAATCGGAGGAGTTCGCGGAGCAGGGGAACCGCGTGTATCTACCCTTGACCTCATGA
- a CDS encoding MFS transporter — MTTETELTAEAETARRRTRMDHDHPFYKWVVLSNTTLGILLASINASIVLISLPAIFRGIGLNPLAPGNVSYLLWMLMGYLVVTAVLVVPFGRLGDMFGRVRIYNLGFVVFTLAAIALSFDPFHLGGGAVWLIAWRVIQGIGGAMLMASSSAILTDAFPANQRGMALGVNMVAAVAGSFLGLLIGGFLSEWHWKAVFWVGVPIGVLGTVWSYRSLRELGVRTAGRLDWAGTLTFGLGLTVLLIGITYGIQPYGESTTGWTSPWVLGAIVGGLLLLVAFCLVELHVESPMVDIRLFRSAAFGMGNLAGLMSSVGRGGLQFMLIIWLQGIWLPLHGYSFESTPLWAGIYLLPVTVGFLVAAPIAGSLSDRFGARPLTVGGMLLMAATFVALLLIPVNFDYWVFAVLVFLNGLGGGIFTAPNTAAIMSSVPADQRGAASGVRATFFNAGSSLSIGIFFSLMIVGLAGTLPSALSTGLTDQGVSPSVAHDVANLPPVGSLFAAFLGYNPMAELLAPYDALHQPGVNADVLTGQTFFPQLITEPFHSGLVVVFSAAAVMMVIGAIASLFNPGRYGTDPGADNAA; from the coding sequence ATGACGACTGAGACTGAGCTGACTGCCGAGGCCGAAACCGCCCGCCGCCGCACGCGGATGGACCACGATCACCCCTTCTACAAGTGGGTGGTGCTGTCCAACACGACGCTGGGCATCCTGCTGGCGTCGATCAACGCGTCGATCGTGTTGATCTCGCTACCCGCGATCTTCCGCGGTATCGGGCTGAATCCGCTGGCCCCCGGGAACGTCAGCTACCTGCTCTGGATGCTGATGGGCTACCTGGTGGTGACGGCCGTGCTGGTGGTGCCGTTCGGGCGGCTCGGTGACATGTTCGGCCGGGTCCGCATCTACAACCTCGGGTTCGTGGTCTTCACCCTGGCCGCCATTGCGTTGTCCTTCGATCCGTTCCACCTCGGCGGCGGCGCGGTATGGCTGATCGCCTGGCGGGTGATCCAGGGCATCGGCGGGGCCATGCTGATGGCGTCCTCGTCGGCGATCCTCACCGACGCGTTCCCGGCCAATCAGCGCGGGATGGCGCTCGGGGTGAACATGGTCGCCGCCGTCGCCGGCTCCTTCCTGGGCCTGCTCATCGGCGGCTTTCTGTCCGAGTGGCACTGGAAGGCGGTGTTCTGGGTCGGCGTGCCGATCGGCGTGCTGGGCACCGTCTGGAGCTACCGCTCACTGCGCGAGCTCGGGGTGCGCACCGCGGGCCGACTGGACTGGGCCGGCACCCTGACGTTCGGGCTGGGGCTGACGGTGCTGCTGATCGGCATCACCTACGGCATCCAGCCGTACGGGGAGTCGACCACCGGCTGGACCAGCCCGTGGGTGCTGGGCGCCATCGTCGGTGGCCTGCTGCTGCTGGTGGCGTTCTGCCTTGTCGAGTTACACGTCGAGTCCCCGATGGTGGATATCCGGCTGTTCCGGTCCGCGGCGTTCGGCATGGGCAACCTGGCCGGGCTGATGTCCTCGGTGGGCCGCGGCGGTCTGCAGTTCATGCTCATCATCTGGCTGCAGGGCATCTGGCTGCCGCTGCACGGCTACAGCTTCGAGTCGACGCCGCTGTGGGCCGGCATCTACCTGCTGCCGGTCACCGTCGGGTTCCTGGTGGCCGCACCCATTGCCGGTTCGCTGTCCGACCGCTTCGGCGCGCGTCCCCTGACGGTCGGCGGAATGCTGTTGATGGCAGCCACTTTCGTGGCCCTGCTGCTCATCCCGGTCAATTTCGACTACTGGGTGTTCGCGGTGCTGGTGTTCCTCAACGGATTGGGCGGCGGCATCTTCACCGCGCCGAACACCGCAGCCATCATGTCCAGCGTGCCCGCCGATCAGCGTGGCGCCGCCTCTGGGGTACGGGCCACCTTCTTCAACGCGGGATCGTCGTTGTCCATCGGCATCTTCTTCTCGCTGATGATCGTCGGGCTGGCCGGCACCCTGCCGTCGGCACTGAGCACCGGCCTTACGGATCAAGGGGTTTCGCCATCGGTGGCACACGACGTGGCGAACCTGCCGCCGGTCGGCAGCTTGTTCGCGGCGTTCCTCGGCTACAACCCGATGGCCGAATTGCTGGCGCCCTATGACGCCCTGCACCAGCCCGGCGTCAACGCCGACGTGCTGACCGGGCAGACGTTCTTCCCGCAGCTGATCACCGAACCGTTCCACTCGGGACTGGTCGTGGTGTTCAGCGCCGCCGCGGTCATGATGGTCATCGGGGCGATCGCCTCGCTGTTCAACCCGGGCCGCTACGGCACGGATCCGGGTGCCGACAACGCGGCCTGA
- a CDS encoding alpha/beta hydrolase, translating into MTDTEVPARATLRAVVSATATRWTLGCLTSVIPMTAPGVWFGRQLIATIMAVGGSMPAGARIIPESGGEWVLGPGVEFGRRAGYYVHGSAYVICSAKTHRKLVARLSEATGLPFFVVDYRLAPEHRFPTAARDVEAGYRWLLAQGYRASDIVIGADSAGGHLTCDLLLAHADDPAFQPAGVVLFSPLIDLTLGLAEQQERTHRDPAMSAGAARKMVGLYTHGQDPAHPRLRLDFTKARALPPVLIQAGGFEMLRADARHLDAELRKAGGRSTLEVWPGMVHVFQALPNVAPEAKAALRRAASFITGQFSDDLQEIC; encoded by the coding sequence GTGACGGACACTGAGGTACCGGCCCGCGCCACGTTGCGTGCGGTGGTCTCGGCCACGGCGACCCGCTGGACGCTGGGCTGCCTGACCAGCGTGATCCCGATGACGGCGCCGGGGGTGTGGTTCGGCAGGCAGCTGATCGCCACCATCATGGCCGTCGGGGGCTCGATGCCCGCGGGCGCCAGGATCATCCCGGAATCCGGCGGCGAATGGGTGCTCGGACCGGGCGTCGAATTCGGCCGTCGCGCAGGCTATTACGTGCACGGTAGCGCGTACGTCATCTGCTCGGCGAAAACCCACCGCAAGCTGGTCGCCCGGCTGTCCGAAGCCACCGGCCTACCCTTCTTCGTGGTGGACTACCGGCTGGCCCCCGAACACCGGTTCCCGACCGCGGCGCGCGACGTCGAAGCCGGCTACCGCTGGCTGCTCGCACAGGGCTACCGGGCGTCCGACATCGTCATCGGGGCCGACTCCGCCGGCGGGCACCTGACCTGCGACCTGCTGCTGGCCCACGCCGACGATCCCGCGTTCCAGCCGGCCGGCGTGGTGCTGTTCTCCCCACTGATCGACCTCACGCTCGGGCTGGCCGAACAGCAGGAGCGCACCCATCGGGATCCGGCGATGTCGGCGGGTGCGGCCCGCAAGATGGTGGGCCTGTACACACACGGCCAGGACCCCGCGCATCCGCGACTGCGCCTCGACTTCACCAAAGCGCGGGCGCTGCCGCCCGTCCTGATCCAGGCCGGCGGCTTCGAGATGCTGCGCGCCGACGCCCGCCACCTGGACGCCGAACTGCGCAAGGCCGGCGGCCGCAGCACGCTCGAGGTGTGGCCCGGCATGGTGCACGTCTTCCAGGCCCTGCCGAACGTGGCGCCCGAGGCCAAAGCCGCGCTGCGCCGGGCGGCGAGCTTCATCACCGGCCAGTTTTCCGACGACCTGCAGGAGATCTGTTGA
- a CDS encoding SDR family NAD(P)-dependent oxidoreductase → MIFNLFGGRKRTTDAKAVVTGAGSGIGRSFALELARRGGEVICADIDADRAAETVGLIDRLWTGKGHAVQCDVSDRSAIELLAKQAQDVFGGPPTLVINNAGVGIGGKPVGDIGFDDWDWALGINLWGVVYGCEVFTPILRKAGRGGIINVASAAGFAAAPSMAAYNVSKAGVMSLSETLAAELDGTDITVTVLCPTFVKTNVFQDGRITPGSMNLSQQLARWTGLSADNVAARTLNAHDDGRLYVVPQLDATVIWHLKRHFPSLYVRGAGLLGRLLPEN, encoded by the coding sequence TTGATATTCAACCTGTTCGGCGGCCGCAAACGCACCACCGACGCCAAAGCGGTGGTGACCGGTGCCGGCAGCGGAATCGGCCGGTCGTTCGCGCTCGAGCTCGCCCGCCGCGGTGGCGAGGTCATCTGCGCGGACATCGACGCCGACCGCGCCGCCGAAACCGTCGGCCTGATCGATCGGCTCTGGACGGGCAAGGGCCACGCCGTGCAGTGCGACGTCTCCGACCGCAGCGCGATCGAACTGCTGGCCAAGCAGGCGCAGGACGTCTTCGGTGGCCCGCCCACGTTGGTGATCAACAACGCCGGCGTCGGGATCGGCGGAAAACCGGTCGGCGACATCGGGTTCGACGACTGGGACTGGGCGCTCGGGATCAACCTGTGGGGCGTGGTGTACGGCTGCGAGGTCTTCACGCCGATCCTGCGCAAGGCCGGCCGCGGCGGGATCATCAACGTGGCCTCGGCCGCGGGCTTCGCGGCGGCACCGTCGATGGCCGCCTACAACGTCTCCAAGGCGGGCGTGATGTCCCTGTCCGAAACCCTGGCCGCCGAACTGGACGGCACCGATATCACGGTGACCGTGCTGTGCCCGACATTCGTGAAAACCAATGTGTTCCAAGACGGGCGGATCACCCCCGGTTCGATGAACCTGAGCCAGCAGCTGGCGCGGTGGACCGGCCTGTCCGCCGACAACGTCGCCGCCCGCACCCTCAACGCCCACGACGACGGGCGGCTCTACGTGGTCCCGCAGCTCGACGCCACCGTCATCTGGCACCTGAAACGGCACTTCCCCTCCCTGTACGTCCGCGGCGCCGGGCTACTCGGCCGTCTGCTCCCGGAAAACTGA
- a CDS encoding reductase, whose amino-acid sequence MAMDLDNMLQMIKDKQWALVDIDWDAPGAELIDADLWAKLKPFMTDLMWIENVGARGFAALAKKAPTPTLKSIYEHFHAEEQKHANAELALMRRWGMLEDDEIPPPSVNVQLVINWLDKYSDGMDLTFLGTVIPMLEVALDGALIKFITDEVKDPVAQEVFKRINSDESRHLAVDFEVMDIIGHADMRKLLIKLVGGWVKPTFLVGVLSYVPLLNKMRDNIVAMGVDEERLYQAMRRFQSVGERSQFARRVPMYRIISWQGRKVIDRTSKYHWMADSLVKITGVIPISLVRNNPTWSQELTYEPVA is encoded by the coding sequence ATGGCGATGGATCTCGACAACATGCTGCAGATGATCAAGGACAAGCAGTGGGCCCTGGTCGACATCGACTGGGACGCACCGGGCGCCGAGCTCATCGACGCAGACCTGTGGGCCAAGCTCAAGCCGTTCATGACCGACCTGATGTGGATCGAGAATGTCGGCGCGCGCGGATTCGCCGCCCTGGCCAAGAAGGCCCCGACCCCGACGCTGAAGAGCATCTACGAACATTTCCACGCCGAGGAGCAGAAGCACGCCAACGCCGAACTGGCGTTGATGCGCCGCTGGGGCATGCTCGAGGACGACGAGATCCCGCCGCCCAGTGTGAACGTGCAGCTGGTGATCAACTGGCTGGACAAGTACTCCGACGGCATGGACCTGACCTTCCTGGGCACCGTCATCCCGATGCTCGAGGTGGCGCTCGACGGTGCGCTGATCAAGTTCATCACCGACGAGGTCAAGGACCCGGTGGCCCAGGAGGTGTTCAAACGCATCAACTCCGACGAGTCCCGGCATCTGGCGGTGGATTTCGAGGTGATGGACATCATCGGCCACGCCGACATGCGCAAGCTGCTGATCAAACTGGTCGGCGGTTGGGTCAAACCCACCTTCCTGGTCGGCGTGCTCAGCTACGTGCCGCTGCTGAACAAGATGCGCGACAACATCGTGGCCATGGGTGTCGACGAGGAGCGCCTCTACCAAGCCATGCGTCGCTTCCAAAGCGTCGGCGAGCGAAGCCAGTTCGCGCGGCGGGTGCCGATGTACCGGATCATCTCCTGGCAGGGCCGCAAGGTGATCGACCGCACCTCGAAATACCATTGGATGGCCGACTCGCTGGTGAAGATCACCGGCGTGATCCCGATCTCGCTGGTGCGCAACAATCCCACCTGGTCGCAGGAACTGACCTACGAGCCCGTTGCCTAG
- a CDS encoding flavin-containing monooxygenase, protein MTVSVAIIGAGFAGIGAAIRLKDRGITDFVIYERDTRVGGTWRDNTYPGAACDIPSRLYSYSFAPNPDWSHTYSGSAEILRYIETMVTEAGIEPHIRFEHTVTGVVYDQAAGEWTVSFTDRDPVRARAVIVASGPLANVSLPDIPGIDTFEGKKIHSARWDHGYDFAGKKVAVVGTGASGVQIVPELVKVAESVKVFQRTAGWVLPRYNTTTADWLKDIYKTVPLAEKLMRSAWFWGHESVALGVVWDTPFTRLVETVSRANLRAQVKDPWLRRQLTPDFSAGCKRLLMTSDYYPALQADNCKLVTWPIARLSANGIRTVEGIEHQFDAIVFATGFDVSKTGTPFPVTGVDGRVLASEWSRGAYAYRSVAVSGYPNLYFTFGPNSGPGHSSALVYMEAQIDYITDAIGKLLQFGWKALDVRPDVQARYNERIQRRLRSTTWNSGCQSWYLTEDGFNATMFPGFATQYVNQLKALDLRDYRITAA, encoded by the coding sequence ATGACTGTTTCTGTTGCCATCATCGGCGCCGGGTTCGCCGGTATCGGCGCGGCCATCCGGCTCAAGGACCGCGGTATCACCGACTTCGTGATCTACGAGCGGGACACCCGGGTCGGCGGGACCTGGCGGGACAACACCTATCCCGGTGCGGCCTGCGATATCCCGTCCCGGCTGTACTCCTACAGCTTCGCGCCCAACCCCGACTGGTCGCACACCTACTCGGGCAGCGCCGAAATCCTGCGGTACATCGAGACCATGGTCACCGAGGCCGGCATCGAGCCGCACATCCGGTTCGAGCACACCGTCACCGGCGTGGTCTACGACCAGGCGGCGGGGGAGTGGACGGTCAGCTTCACCGACCGCGACCCGGTGCGCGCGCGGGCCGTGATCGTCGCCTCCGGGCCGCTGGCCAACGTGAGCCTGCCCGACATCCCGGGCATCGACACCTTCGAGGGCAAGAAGATCCACAGCGCCCGCTGGGATCACGGGTACGACTTCGCCGGTAAGAAGGTCGCCGTCGTCGGCACCGGTGCCAGTGGCGTCCAGATCGTGCCGGAACTGGTGAAGGTCGCCGAGTCGGTGAAGGTGTTCCAGCGCACCGCCGGATGGGTGTTGCCGCGGTACAACACCACGACCGCCGACTGGCTCAAGGACATCTACAAGACCGTGCCGCTGGCCGAGAAGCTGATGCGGTCCGCCTGGTTCTGGGGCCACGAGTCGGTGGCGCTCGGTGTGGTCTGGGACACCCCGTTCACCCGGCTGGTGGAAACCGTCAGCAGGGCGAATCTGCGTGCGCAGGTGAAGGATCCGTGGCTGCGCCGACAGCTCACGCCGGACTTCTCCGCCGGCTGCAAACGCCTGCTGATGACCAGTGACTACTACCCGGCCCTGCAGGCGGACAACTGCAAGTTGGTCACCTGGCCGATTGCGCGGCTGTCCGCCAACGGGATTCGGACCGTCGAGGGTATCGAGCACCAGTTCGACGCCATCGTGTTCGCCACCGGTTTCGACGTGTCCAAGACCGGGACGCCGTTCCCGGTCACCGGTGTCGACGGGCGGGTGCTGGCCTCGGAATGGAGCCGCGGCGCCTACGCCTACCGCAGCGTCGCGGTTTCCGGTTACCCCAACCTGTACTTCACCTTCGGGCCCAACTCGGGCCCCGGGCACAGCTCGGCGTTGGTGTATATGGAGGCGCAGATCGACTACATCACCGACGCGATCGGCAAGCTGCTGCAGTTCGGGTGGAAGGCGCTGGACGTCCGTCCCGACGTGCAGGCCCGCTACAACGAGCGGATCCAGCGTCGGCTGCGGTCCACGACGTGGAATTCCGGATGCCAGAGCTGGTATCTGACCGAGGACGGATTCAACGCGACCATGTTCCCCGGTTTCGCCACCCAGTACGTCAACCAGTTGAAGGCACTGGATCTGCGGGACTACCGGATCACCGCCGCCTAG
- a CDS encoding MerR family transcriptional regulator — translation MAEYRIDDLAREAGTTTRNVRVYQESGLLPRPQRRGRVAIYTDRHLRQLQAIVRLLSEGFTVKHILKFLTGLQRGEGLVEVLDLEELGELVTEPWSRPVPETMTRAQLQARLGELNAATVRKLITNGIIEPAEDADTYRVRDRRVIDDFGKLVSRGMPLAAILKTTAAVDKKLDEAARALTEAGHAEVVRQRGTGWYPSTDVELAWAADLIDVMRRVARRSAHASLDRALDEAVRAELRRYQQGEQQT, via the coding sequence GTGGCCGAATACCGGATTGACGACCTCGCGCGGGAGGCGGGGACGACGACCCGGAATGTCCGCGTCTACCAAGAGAGCGGGTTGCTGCCGCGGCCGCAGCGCCGCGGGCGGGTCGCCATCTACACCGACAGGCACCTGCGCCAGTTGCAGGCGATCGTCCGGCTGCTCAGTGAGGGCTTCACCGTCAAGCACATCCTGAAGTTCCTGACCGGGCTGCAGCGCGGCGAGGGCCTGGTGGAGGTGCTGGACCTGGAAGAGCTCGGCGAGCTGGTCACCGAACCGTGGTCACGCCCGGTGCCCGAGACGATGACCCGCGCGCAACTGCAGGCCCGGCTCGGCGAGCTCAACGCGGCCACCGTGCGCAAGCTGATCACCAACGGGATCATCGAGCCCGCCGAGGACGCGGACACCTATCGGGTGCGGGACCGCCGGGTCATCGACGACTTCGGCAAACTGGTTTCCCGCGGTATGCCGCTGGCGGCGATCCTGAAGACGACGGCGGCGGTGGACAAGAAGCTCGACGAGGCCGCCCGGGCGCTGACCGAAGCCGGCCACGCCGAGGTGGTCCGGCAGCGCGGCACCGGCTGGTATCCGAGCACCGATGTGGAACTGGCGTGGGCCGCCGACCTGATCGACGTCATGCGCCGGGTGGCACGGCGGTCGGCGCACGCCAGTCTGGACCGGGCACTGGACGAGGCGGTGCGTGCCGAGCTACGGCGCTATCAGCAGGGGGAGCAGCAGACGTGA
- a CDS encoding methyl-accepting chemotaxis domain-containing protein gives MRRLRVLEDITELRRSAQFIAQNIAELSESAAGINRHAEKIAGEIATLTEAASGIDSSAEKIAAGANAIAETLPRIQRLAEVVDPLESTVARLGWVVDRIPGGKRTQ, from the coding sequence GTGAGACGGCTCAGGGTTCTTGAGGACATCACCGAACTGCGCCGGTCGGCACAGTTCATCGCGCAGAACATCGCCGAACTGAGCGAGAGCGCGGCCGGCATCAATCGCCACGCCGAGAAGATCGCCGGCGAGATCGCCACCCTGACCGAAGCCGCCAGCGGCATCGACTCCTCCGCGGAGAAGATCGCCGCCGGCGCCAACGCGATCGCCGAGACGCTGCCGCGCATCCAGCGGCTGGCCGAGGTCGTCGACCCGCTGGAGAGCACCGTGGCGCGGCTGGGCTGGGTGGTGGACCGGATACCCGGCGGAAAGCGCACCCAGTGA
- a CDS encoding class I SAM-dependent methyltransferase has translation MTPSAATAAITRFWSLAAPLYDQRCLQRWVYRPAQDEVIAQLRRHGSRQIADIACGTGILTSRIQRELLPDEVYGIDLADGMLAQARKRSDRVRWMSAPAETLPFTDGFLDAVVTTSAFHFFDQPAALREFRRVLVPGGVVVATSISPGARAVRALFTDAGLTVADQHRVRRPLWGPVSDLITVGVKPPQT, from the coding sequence ATGACGCCCAGCGCCGCGACCGCCGCGATCACCCGGTTCTGGAGTCTGGCCGCGCCGCTGTACGACCAGCGCTGCCTGCAGCGTTGGGTGTACCGGCCCGCCCAAGACGAGGTGATCGCCCAGCTGCGCCGCCACGGGTCCCGTCAGATCGCCGATATCGCCTGCGGCACCGGCATTCTCACCAGCCGGATCCAACGTGAGTTGCTGCCCGACGAGGTGTACGGCATCGACCTGGCCGACGGCATGCTGGCGCAGGCGCGCAAACGCTCCGACCGGGTGCGCTGGATGTCCGCGCCCGCCGAGACGTTGCCGTTCACCGACGGTTTCCTGGACGCCGTGGTGACGACGTCGGCCTTCCACTTCTTCGACCAGCCGGCGGCGCTACGGGAGTTCCGCCGCGTGCTGGTGCCGGGCGGCGTGGTGGTGGCCACCAGCATCAGCCCCGGCGCGCGAGCGGTCCGGGCGTTGTTCACCGACGCCGGCCTCACCGTCGCCGATCAGCACCGGGTGCGCCGGCCGCTCTGGGGGCCCGTCTCGGACCTCATCACAGTCGGCGTGAAACCGCCGCAGACGTAG
- a CDS encoding YoaK family protein — MTEGLNAPLPRLLLLLTVVTGVVDAFSYLALGHVLVANMTGNVVFSGFALAGAPGFVWWALLLAVATFLIGAAFGGSLRKRLGEDRRKHLLTSTVIELICVAAALVVVIAAPAPYRSWIMSTLIVLLGVGMGLQNATARALSVPDLTTTVLTLTLTGIASDAASGHGSKAGRRLVPVLAMFLGALAGAALVVHGYHAWALGLATLLLAAVATSAAVSRRL; from the coding sequence GTGACCGAAGGATTGAACGCTCCCCTCCCGAGGCTGCTGCTGCTCCTGACGGTCGTCACCGGCGTGGTGGACGCGTTCAGCTACCTGGCGCTCGGGCATGTCCTGGTCGCCAATATGACCGGCAACGTGGTGTTCAGCGGGTTCGCCCTGGCGGGGGCACCGGGTTTCGTGTGGTGGGCCCTGCTGCTCGCCGTCGCCACCTTTCTGATCGGCGCCGCGTTCGGCGGGTCGCTGCGCAAGCGTCTGGGCGAGGACCGGCGAAAGCACCTGTTGACGTCGACGGTCATCGAATTGATCTGCGTCGCAGCCGCTCTGGTGGTGGTCATCGCCGCGCCGGCACCCTACCGAAGCTGGATCATGAGCACGCTGATCGTGCTGCTGGGCGTCGGCATGGGTCTGCAGAACGCGACGGCGCGGGCGCTGTCGGTGCCCGACCTCACCACCACGGTGCTCACCCTGACCCTCACCGGGATCGCCTCGGACGCCGCGTCGGGGCATGGCAGCAAGGCCGGCCGCAGGCTGGTGCCGGTGCTGGCCATGTTCCTCGGCGCGCTGGCCGGTGCCGCGCTGGTGGTGCACGGGTATCACGCCTGGGCGCTGGGGCTGGCCACGCTGCTGTTGGCCGCCGTGGCTACGTCTGCGGCGGTTTCACGCCGACTGTGA